From Vitis vinifera cultivar Pinot Noir 40024 chromosome 5, ASM3070453v1, the proteins below share one genomic window:
- the LOC100853705 gene encoding uncharacterized protein LOC100853705 isoform X2 produces the protein MENSVIDNKDGGVNDDGVQVTCFTEVSDDVTLHFQIIRLHKQIYAWIGSNSAKLGHMYAAASTRPNNTVSVTSILGGASDNTGSGIARRLGRG, from the exons ATGGAAAACTCTGTGATTGACAACAAGGATGGTGGTGTTAATGACGATGGTGTTCAAGTCACATGCTTTACAGAGGTTTCTGATGATGTTACTCTCCATTTTCAGATCATACGACTTCACAAACAG ATATATGCTTGGATTGGTTCCAACTCTGCCAAGTTAGGACACATGTATGCAGCAGCGTCCACAAGACCT AATAATACAGTGAGTGTGACTTCTATACTAGGAGGAGCTTCTGATAATACAGGATCTGGCATTGCTCGCCGGTTAG